From Ignavibacteriota bacterium:
CCCTGACGGAGATTATCGTTCTGGGCATCCTTGAAGATGACGGTGAGTTCAGGATGTGCCTCAGCAGCCTTTTTGATATCGGCGTTCATCTGGACGCGCCACGGTTCGCCGAGATTGCACTGGCTCATCCCGATCGTCCACCGGTGCTGCTGGCCGTAGGAGGGGAGGGAGATGGTCGCCGTGAGGAGGATCGTGAAGAGCGTGAGACAGGTGAGGTGTTTCATAGGACCTTCTCGTTGGTGGAAGGGATGAAGTATTCCGTCTGCCGGGACATCCGTGGGGCGGTGCATGCACCGCCCCTACACCGGACACTGGTCGATCATGGAATGCATCCTGGTGGTACCTTGTATCCGTGCCATGATATGCACCGCGCTGCAGACGTTCCGGTGGGACGATGCGTCCATGCAATGATCGGCGCCGCACATTGCGTTTGTAGGGGCGGTGCATGCACCGCCCTGGTATGGTCACGGGTTGCGCTGCAGCAATACCGCCCCGAGAATGATCACGCCTGTGAGCATGAGGCGCATTTCTTCGCCGACAGCATTGATGCTCAGGATCTTTTCGAGGTACCCGATGATGAGCACGCCGAGCAGCGTCAGCCACACCGATCCGCGGCCACCCTGCAAGCTTGTGCCGCCGATGACAACCATGGCGATGGCGCTGAGTTCATAGGTCGATCCCGCTTCGGGATCGCCCTGGAGTTCCTGCGCCGCCTGGCAGATGCCGGCCACGGCACAGAAGAGTCCGCTGAGGCCATAGGCGAGGACCTTGGTGGCTCCGACCGGGATGCCGGCGTAGCGGGCCGCTTCCTCATTGCCTCCCACGGCGAAGAGTTCCCGGCCCCAGGTCGTGCGTGAAAGGAGGATGCCGCAGAGGGCCAGGGAGACCAGCATGACGATCGTGACGACCGCGACATTGTCGCCGGCGATCCGTGCACCGATAGCATCGAAGAGCGGCGGGACGTCGACGTACGCATAAGTGCCATCCGGACGCTGGACCGCCGTGGAGATCTTTTGTCCGCCGGAAATGAACTTCGCCAACCCGCGGGCGAAGACCATCATGGCCAGGGTAGCGATGAACGGTTGCACGCGAAACCGGGCGATCACGGATCCGGACACGACGCCGCAGGCGAGTCCGAGCGCCAGGGTGATGCCGATGGCAACGAAGGCAGGCAGGCCCAGATGGATCGAGAGGAGGGAGAAGACGACGGCACAGGCTCCGAGGATACTGCCGACGGAAAGGTCGATCCCTCCGGCGATGATGACGAGGGTCATGCCGCATGCAAGGATGCCGAACACCGAGACACCCCTGAGCATGTCACGGTGGGTGTCCCACTGAAAGAATGCACCATCCGCATGGAAGAGCGCTCCTACCGCCAGCACGAGTGCCAGCGAGAGGAGCGCTCGTATCACGGGATGTTTACTTGCCGACGCCACAGAAGTGCACTTTCAGCCCGAGCTCGCGCATGGCAGCAGCCTTGGCGAACATCGCCTTGCGTGCCCCTGCAGCATCGGGCGCGTACACGACCTGGATGTGATTCGCCTTGTGCTTGGCCATCATCTGATCGCGCGATACCCCCTTCAGGACGGCATGCATGATCGGCCACTGCGGGGTGGTCTGGTTCCAGCGGTCCTGTGTCTCCTCGATGGGGAGCGGCACGACCTCGCCGAGCCCGAGATCGCACTGCAGGCGGTCATCTGCGACATACACGCGGCTCCAGACGATGCTGCCGGGTTTGCTGATGCCCTTGACCGTAGAACCGCCGAGGCGGAAGTACATGGGAGGCTGGCGTTCGCCCACCGTACCGGCAAAGCCGTCGACGAGGTGTGCTGGCGGTACCGCACCGGAGATCTCCAGCACCCACACGAATCCCCGCACATCACCATCCTTATAGGAACGCCCCCACCGCACATCGTGCAGCGTGTTCTCCGGCGGATAGCCGAGTTCGCGCCACAGCCCATACGTGACCAGGCCATCGAACCCTGCGCATTCATCCACTTCATTGAAGTGGGGGAGCGCCTCGCCGGCATAGAGTACGTCGCCGGTCTTCTCGTGACGCACAGGCGGTCGGTCAGTGTTGTTCAGCAGGCCTTCGGCAAGATCGGATGCCGGCGCAAGATCCTTCAGCCCCTGCTGATACTGGATGCCGATCGTCGAGCAGCCGAACTCGTCGGCGATACGCACTGCCGCGATGTACATCTTGCACTGGCCCAGGACCTGTGCCTCGGTGAGATCCGTGGCTTCATTCGGGCCGTACGTGAACTTCATCCCTTTCGCCAGGATCCAGTCGTACACCTCGCGGGCTTCGGCGTCGGAGACGGTCAGCATCTTCGCATACAGGGAGGACTGGCTGAGGCGCTCCTTGAAGATACCGGTCTTGAACAGGAGTTCATCCGGGATGATGGCATTGTACATGCCCATGCATCCTTCGTCGAAGATCCCCATGATCGCCTTCTTCTCGCGGAACGCCTTCGCGAATTCGACGCCGACCTTCTCGGCCTGGCCGGGGATGCGTGCTTCTTTGTACGGGATGGCGTGCGAGGTGTCGTGCTTCACTCTGCCCTTCTTCAGCCACTGGGCAAGCCCCTTCAGGAAGAAGCTGTCGGTGAAGTCCTCGCTCCACAATGTACTGTACTCCACGCCGGCCTTGGTCAGGGAGCCATTGAGATTGAGCATGCCCACCAGCCCGGGCCACTGGCCGCTCCAGTTGGCGACGGTGAGGATCGGGCCCTTGTGCGTGATCAGACCGGGGAGCACGTGGTGCGTGTACTGCCACACGGCTTCGGCGACGATGACCGGCGCTTTCGGGGGGATCGACCGGAACACCTCCATGCCATACTTCTGGCTGTCGATGAAGCCGTGCTTCTTGACGGGATCGTAGGCGTGGGCACGGGTGACCGACCCGCCGAGTTTTTCGACGGCGGCGATGACCTGCTGCTCCATCGCTGCCTGTGCGGCCTCGCATTTCTGATTGGCGGAAGCGCGCAGGTCGCCACTGGCGACAAGATAAATGGTTTTCATGATTCCTTGATCTCCGGGGTGATCGGCACTTTCAGTTGCAGGACCGGGGTCCTGGCGTTCCATTGGTTGGCACTCGGGTAGCAGAGTCGTCTGCGAAAAAGTACGGAATTCTGGTCGGAAACTCAACTTGAACTTTGGAAGCGCTCTGTCTACATTATATGATACACTTACCATGAGCCCTCGTCCATGAACAGCCGCACGCCTCTTCGGGTCATCAATAGCGTCGCCCCCATACGCATCGTCGATAACGGGGGGTGGACGGACACCTGGTTTGCCGGCCACGGCAAGATCTTCAATATCGGCATCTATCCATATGCGGAGGTGCAGGTCGAGGTCTTCGCCGCCGACCGTTCGCATGATCGGGTGATCATCCAGGCCGAGAACTACGGTGACCGCTACGCGATGTCACCGGAGGGTCAGGCGTGGACGAAACACCCCTTGCTGGAAGCGGCCATCCAGTATATGAAAGTGCCGGCGGAGCTGTCATTGGAGGTCACGATCTTTTCGGAGGCCCCGGCGGGTGCATCGACCGGAACATCGGCCGCTGTGTCGGTGGCCTTGCTCGGAGCGCTGGACAGGCTTACGCCGGGGCACATGACCCCGCATGAGGTCGCCATGGCCGCCCATCATGTGGAGATGGAAATGTTGCATCTCCAATGTGGCATCCAGGACCAGCTCTGCTCCGCCTATGGGGGGATCAACTATATCGAGATGCAGAAATTCCCGTGGGCATCGGTGTCCCAGATACAGGTCCCGAACAGCATCTGGTGGGAACTTGAACGCCGCCTGGTCCTGATCTTCCTGGGCCGTTCCCACGATTCCACCGAGCTGCACAAGAAGGTGATCCGCGAACTCGAACATGAAGGGCCGGGCTGCCCCCGGTTGGAGGCACTGCGCGGCACGGCAGAGATGTCGCGGGATGCGGTGTATGCCGGTGATTTCGCTGCGTTCGGCCATGCGATGGTCGTGAACACGGAAGCGCAGTCGCACCTCCATCCGGACCTGGTGAGCGCGGATGCCCTGAAAGTGATCGAGATCGCGAAGCGGCACGGAGCGATCGGGTGGAAGGTGAATGGCGCGGGCGGCGCGGGGGGATCGGTGACCCTCCTTGCAGGCGATGTGTCGAGCATGAAACGCAAGATGATCCGGGAGATCGAAGAATCCGACCCGCTGTTCCGGAATATTCCTCTGTACCTGAGCCGGTATGGCCTCCGCACATGGGAGGCCTGACGCGCACGATGCTGACTTCGCTGCTCGCCGTCTCTGCCGTCGTTCCCTCCGCGCTCCTCGTGTGGTACTTCCATGCGCGCGATGCCTATCCCGAGCCGCCGAGGGTCCTGTGGACAACGTTCGGCCTCGGCGTCCTGACGGTTTTCCCGATCCTCCTCATCGGTTACCCGTTGCAGCATGCCGTGGCATTGGTGCCGAACCCCATCGCCTCGAGTCTTCTCGGCGCACTCTTCGTCGCCGCGATCCCCGAGGAGTTCGTGAAGCTTCTCGTCCTCCTCGGCTACAATATGCGCCACCGTGCCTTCGACGAACCGATGGATGGTATCGTCTACGGCGTGGTCGCATCGCTCGGCTTCGCGACGTTGGAGAACATCCTGTTCGTCTTCGGGGGAGGCATCAGTGTCGCCGTCTCGCGGGCGTTCACGGCCGTGCCGTTGCATGCGTTCGTCGGCGCGATCATGGGCTACCATGTCGGACAGGCGTGGCGCCTCCCCGCGGAGCGCACACGCTACATCCTTCGTGGCTACGGTTTCGCGGTTCTCCTGCACATGCTCTATGACTTCCCGCTGATGGCGATGGCCGAAGTGGAGGAGGTCTGGACGGTCTTCGCCCTGGGTGTGTTCACGCTCGTTGTGTTGTTCGGCTGCTGGATCTGGACCCTCCGGCTGGTGCGGCGCCTGCGCAGGGAGCAACTCGCCCATGGCCCGGCACTGGCACTCCCTCGTAGGTCATCCGGTGTCCTGGTATTCGGTGACGGTGATGATCAGGATCTCCCGCCTGCCACCGCGGATCTGTCCGGTGCCCCCGATGCTGCGCCGGCGGAGTCGGATGCAGCGCGCGTCCGCCGGCGCATCACCGGGATCATCGTCAGCGTCGTGGGAGGGCTCGTCGCGTCATTCGGCGGGATGGTGACGTTGGGGCTGATCCTTGCATTTATGATCGGCGTGGTGCGCACGGAGCACATCGTGGATGTGGTGATCGGAGGGGTCGTGAGTGGCCTTGCCCCTCTGGCGATCGGCGTGGTGGTGTTCAGGAAGGGTGTGCGGTGGATGAACAGGCGGCAATGACGTGCGAAGGGCGTGCGCCCTTCGCACGTCATACCTTCTAGTAGACGCACTTCCTCGCTTCATCCGCGAACGCCTCGAGCAACGGCGACTTCGCATCGAAGAAATGATCGGACGGGCAGAGGATATACCCACCCCCCGGCCCCGCCGCGTCGAAACATGCACGCACCGCCGCGCGCGTTTCCTCCGGCGTGCACTGGTTGAAGTACTCCTTCTGGTCAAATCCCCCGATGAAGCAGACCCTGTCGCCGATCCGCCGCTTCGCTTCGCGCAGGTCCACATCCGCCCCCATGCCGGGAGGCGTGAACGTCTCCATGGCATCCGGCTTCATGTCCGCGAGCCGCTCCAGGAACGGCATCATCCCGCCACACGTGTGATACACGATGCGCTGCCCGGCGGCATGCGCGGCGTCGATCAACGGCGCATCGTAGGGCGCGACGAATGTGTCGAAGATCTTCGGCGAGATCACGGTGGAGGACGCATCGCCCCCCCCCAGCTCGGAGACATCGATCTGTGCACCCTGCATCGAATCAATGAAGACGCGCTTCCGGTCCATCAGGATCTTCAGCAGGGCATGGACCCATTCCGGATCGTCATACGTTGCCATGATCAGGTCCTCGATCCCGTACAGGACGGAGGCATCCTGCCAGCACCCGGGTTGCCCGTACACATCGAAACAGACGACGGTTCCCCGGATCAATCCGCGTTCTCCGTACGCGGCGGCCTTCGCGTTCACGGCATCGACATCACACAGCGGCTTCGTCGCAAATTCCCCGATGATGTCGATGTCGCTCTTCTCTTTGATGAGCCGCTCGGTCACCCACGATGTATAGTCATTGCTCTGGAGGACAAGCGTCAGGTTCTTCTTCGGCGTGTGGAACGTGTACCGCACGGTCTTGTACTGCGGATCGGGGAGCTCTTCGGTCGTGATGCGCCAGTTGTCCGAGGCGATCCGCCGCGGTTCCAGATACCCGGGCGTGTGATCGGGGTCGTAATAGTCGCCTGTCCCCGGGGCCGGTGTGTGATCGAAGACCCATTGGATGGGGTCCATGCCGAACATGTCGAAGAACGCGTCGTTGGAAATGCCGTTCAGATATTTGTCCAGATAGTACGGCATCACATGGTGCGTGGTCACCGGCAGACGGTCGGGGACCTGCCGGTTGAGGACTGCGAGAAAGCGTTGCTTGGATGTCATTATTCGATCACCGGGATTCTCTTGATTTGGGGGTCCGTGAAGATGTCACTTTCATCGTCGCTCGAGGAAGAGAACTCCGAGACGACCGCTCCTTGAGGCCCGGACTGGAACCAATGCAGGGTGTTCGATGGGAGCGTGTACTGTTGGCCGGGCTTGAGCACGATCTCATGCCAGACGGTGAATACGTCTTTCTTGTCCGCGGGCACTTTGCCTTTCGGGCGGCGGGCCGGTGGGCCTTCGAGATACAGGTACACCACGCCCCAGCGGCAGCGGAAGGTTTCGCGCTTCCCCGGTCCGGTCCGGGCGTGGGGAGGATGACGGTGTTCGGGGCAGATCTGGCCGGGGAACATCACCAATTCCTTGGCACAGTACCGTTCGTTGTTCTCGTACACGACCAGCTCCAGGCCGAAGTGGGCGATGTCGTCCAACCCGAAATCCGCGACCTCGATGTTCCGTGCCTCCTGCGGCGTGACGGGCAGGTGCGCCTTCTTCAGATACCCGAGCGCGCGTTTCTGGTGTTTGCGTAGTTCGGAACGTGTCATGATAGTGGCCCTTGTTGTGTTCCTGCGATCTCTGCTGACAATTCTATGCGGCAAGTCCGGACATCATTCTGAGCAGGTGCTCCTGATCGGTATCCTGCCTGTGCACTTCGCCGACGATCCGTCCCTCACGCATCACCAGGATCCGTGTCGACAGCCGGAGCAATTCCGGCAGCTCGGATGAGATCAGGATGATCCCCATTCCCCGACCGGCCAGCTGCTCGATCGTACCGTGCAGAGCACTCTTCGCGCCGATGTCCACCCCGCGGGTGGGTTCGTCCAGGATGAGCAGATGTGCCTTGCCTGCCAACCATCGTGCAAGCACGATCTTCTGCTGGTTGCCCCCACTCAGATGCCCGACGGGGGTCTCGAAGTCCGGTGCCTTGATGGCGAGCGCGCGAAACGATCCTTCCAGCATCCCGGTCTCCTTCTTCCTGTCGAGGAACAGGAACCGCCGGAGTGACCGGAGGAGCGGGAAGGAGTGATTCATTCTGCATGAAAGCATGAGGGCCAGGCCCTGCGCTTTCCGATCCTCCGGGACAAACCCGAGTCCTGCGTCAATGCGCCTTCCCGTCGGGAGCCCCCGGAGTGAATGGCCATCGATGCGTACATCCCCGGTGGCTGCGCGGTCGAGCCCCATGATCGCGGCCGCGAGCTCACTTCGCCCGGCACCGACGAGTCCGGCGATCCCTACGATCTCTCCCCCATGCACGGTGAAATTGACATCCGCAAACCTGCCCTCCGATGTAAGGTTCTGGACCTCGAGGATGCTGCCCCCGGGAGCCGGTGCGGCGGGGCGGGGAAGATGTGTGTCGAGCTCCCGGCCGATCATCATCGAGACGATCTCTCCTTCGGTCGCCCGATCGCGCCCCAGCGACCCGATGAACTTCCCGTCACGCAGTACGGTGATCGTGTCTGCAAGCGCGAACACCTCCCTCATGCGGTGCGAGACATACAGGATCGTCGTGCCGCGGTCGCGCAGTTGCCGGATGAGTGAGAACAGATGGCCCGTTTCCGCCTCCGACAACGAGCTTGTCGGCTCATCAAAGATCAGGATCGACGCGCCTGTGCCCACGGCGCCTGCGATCTGGACCACCTGGCGGAGTGCGACCGGCAATGTGCGCACGGCGGCCCGGGGGTCGATCGCCGAACCCACATCGGCGAGCATGGCCTTCGCCCGGGATGTCATCTCTGCCGGGTCGATGAGCGGCCTCATCCGGACGGGATAGTTGCCGAGGCAGAGATTCTCTGCCACGCTCAGATCCGGGCAGAGGGCCAGTTCCTGGTGGACCATGGCGATCCCTGCATGGCGCGCATCGCGTGGTGAGGTGAAGCGGCGCGGGGTTCCGCCGAGGAGGACCTCGCCATGGTCGGGCCGGAGGATCCCGGCGAGGATCCTGCCGAGCGTGGATTTTCCCGCCCCGTTCTCACCCATGAGTGCATGGACCCGGCCGCGTTCGAGTGAGAACGAGACGCCGTCGAGTGCCGTCGTGCCGCCGAAGGTCTTGCTGATGGAGGTGAAGGTGATCACGTTTCCGCAGATGCTGATGTGATGTCTGCAAAAATGTAGCAAGAAGAGACACCAAGAGCAACGCGAAACCTTGCTTCGTTCGTTGCCATTTCGTAGCATACACGATATCGCCATTTCAGAAAGAGAACCATGCGCCCCGCGTATCACACGGTCACCGCACTTGCTCATTTCATTACTGGTCTTCTGCCCGGTCGCCAGCGGGCAGACCCACGCCTTTGCCAATCCAGGATTTGAGGAGGGCAAGGACGGCCTTCCCCGATGGTGGAGCGTCTCGATCGCTCCCGACGGGGAGAACCGGTCCTTCCGGGATACCACCATCGCGCGCTCAGGCATCGCCAGCCTTCTCATCGACAACAAAGGGCCCGGGAGCAGTGTTGCAACTTCCGTTGAAGTGAGTCTCACCATAGGCCATCTGTACCGGCTGTCCGCCTGGGTCCGGACCGCGCATGCGGCCGCTGATCCGACCTCCCGCTATCCCACGGCCCTGGCTGCGACCATTGGCATGCGATCATTCCCCTTCACCATGAGCTCTCCTGCGGTGGCAGGGACGCGGGAGTGGACACGGGTCGAGGTCCTCTTCTTTGCCACGCGTGCCACGGACCGCATCGCGCTCCATCTTGGCCACAATGGAACGGCGACGGGGAAGGCGTGGTTTGATGATGTCCTCCTCGAGGAAGTGAACGATATCAGTGCGTACATCCCGCCGGAGACCGTGAAGTGGTTCGGGCCGGCATTCCGGTACACGGACAAGGGGTGGATCAACGTGCACATCGAGGGGAAGCCGTACGAACGGGGATATCAGTACGGGACGCTGCTTGCGCCCGAGATCGTTGCGTACATGGAAAAGCTTGCGGTGCGCCAGAACGGCGACAATCCGCGCGCCGGATGGAATGACCTGCGCACGATGACCGACGCGCTCATGCTCCGCCAGTACGATCCCGAGTATCTCGAAGAGATGCAGGGCATCGCCGATGGTGCGGCAGGGGCCGCTGCCAGGATCCACGGCCGCACGGTGAACCTGCTGGATATCGTCACCATCAATTCCGCGGTGGACCTCAGCCAGCTCGGCAGCGCACTCGCCGAGACCGCGCATCCGCTTTCAGGCAGGAGTTTCCGGAAGGATGAGGAAGAAGCGCGTGCCGCGGAGCGGCTGCACAAATGCTCCTCGTTCCTCGCCAACGGCAGTGCGTCGCGCGATGGCCGGATCGTGTTCGGACAACTCTTCATGTGGAGCGGGTACACCGGCGTGCATTGGGACGTGATCTGTGACGTCCAGCCGGCGAAAGGGCATCGGCTGGTCTATCAGACCTTTCCCGGGGGGATCCACTCCGGTGCGGATTTCTATATCAACGATGCCGGCATCATGATCGGTGAAACTACCGTGATGCAGACGCCCTTCGACATCACGGGGGAGCCGCAGTCATCGCGTATCCGGAAGGCCGCGCAGTACGCCTCGAGCATCGATGATGTGGAGCGGATCCTGACGACGGGGAACAACGGTCTGTATACCAATGATTGGCTCATCGGCGACACGAAGACCGATGAGACCGCGATCCTTCTCCTCGGTACCGCCACCCACAAACTCTGGCGGAGTTCAAAGAAGGACTTCCCCGGTGCAACGGATGGCTTCTACTGGAGCGTGAACAATGCCAAGGATCCCGGGGTGCGGGGAGAATATATCCCGGATCCCTCCAATGCCCCGTTCGATGTGGTGTACGGAAATGTGAACCGGGACATCGCTTTCTATCAGTATTACCAGCGGCACAAGGGTCGGATCGATGAACTGGATGCGGTCAACGTCATGGCCACCTCGCCGATCAACCGTCCGCACGCATGCGACGGAAAGATCACGAACTCGACCCTTGCGTCACACATGATGTTCCTTGCGCACTATGGCAAGGTCACGCTCCGGGAGAAGATCGTGGACAAGAACAGCCGTCTGATGCCCGATCTTCCCAATGCCCTGCCGCATCTGACGCTGGGATACACGGTGATCAATCCCGTGTATATCGCTGATCAGTTGAAAGGGAAGAGGCAGGCCGCCATGCCGGAGGTGAAGAAGAGCACGAGATATGCCGAGGTCGAATCCGTGTACACCGTGGCAAAGAAGGGCCTCTGGATGAACACGGTACTCCCTGCCACAGAGGCGACAACTGGTTCGTCAGCGGGACCGCTTCGTACTGGCAGATGCTGAACGGGCTCGCGCCGGATGTGTCCGGAGCCGCTACCGGCTCGAGCGATGCGTTCGCAGACCTCAGTTGCCGGCTCCAATACACGATGGACCACGAAGGATCGGTCGCCCCTGTGAATGCGCGAAGGGTGTACGACCGCTACGGGCACTACGTGATCCCGCGCATCCGCGGGACGTTCGCCCTGCACCAGCTCCGGTTGATGATGGGGAACACGGCATTCCTGACGTTGATGCGCAGCGTGCACGACCGGTACAAGAGCAAGACGATGTCGACCGCACAATTCCTGGATGCCGTGCAGGCGGCCGGTGGTGCCGGTCCTGCCGCGGCTGTGCGCCAGTGGCTCACGCGCGATGACCTCCCCGTGCCGGTGGCGTCCGCTACAGTGGCTCAGGCAGGCGATGCATGGACGCTGAGAGTGCGGGTGCAACAGTCGGGAACGCCGTACACGTTCACTTCTTCCGTGGCGATCGAAACCGCGGGTGATACGGAATGGAGACCGGTCGTGGTCACCGGGCCGGATCAGGAGTTCCTGTTCACCACGAAGAAGAAGCCCCTGCGCGTCGTGTTCAATCCGGGGAATGACATCCCCGTCCGCCGCGAGAACAACGCGATCTACGGGAATCTCTTCGATGATTTCAGCACGGCACAGATCGTGTACGGGACCGGGCGGCAGACGGAAGCGAACCACACACTGGGCCTCCGGTACCAGACCATGATCGCGGATCAGTTCGTGGAGTATCTGTTGCCGCTGCGTCAGGATGCTGAGATCTCAGGCGGTATGATGAAGGAACACGACCTTGTGGTGCTGGGCGGTGCGGCAGACAATACCCTCGCCGACACGCTTGCGCGTGCGGCAGGTATCGAACTGGGCCGCAATTCCTTCCGTTGGATGGGGAAGACGTATGCGGAGGCCGACGAGGGGCTCTTCATTGCGCTGCCGAATCCCTTCGCGCCGGGGAGGATGGTCTATCTCTTTGCGGGCAACAGCGCCCTGCAGTTGTATCAGATGACGAAGCGCCACCTGTCGCTGCCAACCTGGGCGGTCTTCAAGGGGGAGAACGCCGTGCTGCGCGGGTACCTCGATCCGGCGGCCGGGGCCCTCTCGCTCCAGGAATAAGGAAGAGCAGGGGGACGGTCAGCCCCGCGCCACCGTGATGCCCGTGGAGAGCGACGTGGACATCATCACGAACGCTTCCTTCGCGAGTTGTTCGGCGCTCTTGCCGCGATAGCTTTCGGGGTCGATCGGTGGAAGAATGCGCACCTGCATGTGGTGGTGGCCCCGGAGCATGATGCCGCGCTTCGGGAGAGCATTCCCGGTGCCGGAGATCAGGATGGGAAGGATGGGCCTTCTCATCCTGATCGCGAGTTCGAATGCCCCCTCCTTGAACGGACGCATCCGTCCATCCACGGAGCGGGTCCCCTCCGGAAAGATCATCAGCGAGTTCCCATCCCGTAACGCCACTTCGCAATCCCTCATCATCTTCAGGTTCCCGCGGATCGAACCGCGTTCGATCCGGATGTAGCGGTTCAATCCCATGTTCCATCCGATGAGCGGCACACGGAAGTTCTCCGCTTTGGAGACCCACTTATAGTGGAGGTGGAGACGGAACAAGACCAGGATGTCGGCAAAGGACTGATGGTTGGCGATGATCACGGCAGGCGCATCGACGGCGAGGTGTTCCGTGCCGGTGATCGTGACCTCCCAGAGCGGGTTCGCCCGGGTGTACAGGGACCCCCAGAACGAGGTGAACCGGTGGAGGAGTCTCAGCCGCCGGTCGAACGGTGCCGTGGCCACGCGCAGGACCACGGCGATCGGGAAGAGCGCGAGGGAGGTCAGGAGCATGAACCCCCAGAAGTACACCGTGACGAACAACGAAAGCATCTGTTCGCTCTTCTTCGAGATGAATGATCCGATGATGTTCACTCGGCCTCGATCACGGTACGCAGCATCTGCTGCTTCCACGCGGGGCGCGATGCATCCGCCAGTTCCCGCTGGAAGAGCGTCCGGTATGCCGAGGTGGCGAGGAAGTGGCGGGCGACATCGGTGGCCGGCCCCCGGAGGCGGCCATTGGCATGCGACATCGCATCACACAGCGAACGAACAACGTCCTCGGGGCAATGGTTCAGCGTACGCAGGGCTTCCAAGGCATGCACACGCGTCCGGAATTCATACTCCGGCCTGGCAAGCATACCCAGGGTGTCGAGCGATGACCCCTCGCCCAGGCCGGCGAGGATCTCGTGACGGAGGATCCGTATCTGTTGGCCCACGCCCCGATCGGCGGCTGTGCGCGCACAGTAGGACCGTGCCTCATCCGGGAACCGCCGTGCAAGCTTCCGGAGCGCCATCGCAACGACCTCGTAGGATGAATCTGCCAGCATGGGCTCGAGGAACGGCCGCTCTTCTTCGGCGATGCCGTTGATGATCGAGATGAGTCCCAGACGCACCTCGGCGGAGGGGTCGTGCACTGCCCGCAGCAGGAGCGCGCGGGCGTCGGCGTGGCGATCTGCCGCAAGTTGCATCACCGCCTCGCCGCGGATCGCGTGGAAGGTCTCACGGTCGTATGCGCGCATGAGTGCGGCACGTTTCTGCTCCGGCGGGAGCGTCCGCATCGCCACGAGTGCATCATAGCGGTCGATCATCCGCGGGGCCTGTGCCGCCTGGGCGGCCAGCCATGCGAACGGCTTCGGGAAGGATACGGTCTTCAGGATCCAGCTGCCGGGATCAAAGAGGACGAACGATACCGGCCGGCTTCCCGGGTTCGGGATGACGACCATATGCGTCTCGTT
This genomic window contains:
- a CDS encoding 1-acyl-sn-glycerol-3-phosphate acyltransferase, which gives rise to MNIIGSFISKKSEQMLSLFVTVYFWGFMLLTSLALFPIAVVLRVATAPFDRRLRLLHRFTSFWGSLYTRANPLWEVTITGTEHLAVDAPAVIIANHQSFADILVLFRLHLHYKWVSKAENFRVPLIGWNMGLNRYIRIERGSIRGNLKMMRDCEVALRDGNSLMIFPEGTRSVDGRMRPFKEGAFELAIRMRRPILPILISGTGNALPKRGIMLRGHHHMQVRILPPIDPESYRGKSAEQLAKEAFVMMSTSLSTGITVARG